In Qipengyuania psychrotolerans, one DNA window encodes the following:
- a CDS encoding PaaI family thioesterase, translated as MADSSDSGQRRHWHALEGLYASAPINAVFASKLEITGEGRSRITFDVTESVYHAAGAAHGTIYFKMLDDAAFYAANTLVTDRFLLTTSFNLHFTKPVREGKVVAEGRWVSGKRRVFVAESRLIDEEGDEIGRGTGTFMKSHIPLSGLDGYSG; from the coding sequence ATGGCAGATTCGTCGGATAGCGGCCAGCGGCGGCATTGGCACGCGCTGGAGGGGTTATATGCGAGCGCTCCGATAAACGCAGTGTTTGCATCGAAGCTTGAGATAACCGGCGAGGGGCGTTCGCGGATCACTTTCGATGTGACCGAATCGGTGTACCATGCTGCGGGGGCGGCGCACGGAACGATTTATTTCAAGATGCTCGACGATGCGGCATTTTACGCGGCGAATACGCTTGTGACCGACCGCTTCCTGCTGACCACCTCATTCAACCTCCACTTCACCAAGCCCGTACGTGAGGGCAAGGTCGTCGCCGAGGGGCGCTGGGTCAGCGGCAAGCGGCGGGTGTTCGTCGCCGAATCCCGATTGATTGACGAGGAAGGCGACGAAATCGGCCGCGGAACGGGCACCTTCATGAAGTCGCACATCCCCCTTTCAGGCCTGGACGGATATTCAGGCTGA
- a CDS encoding DUF2497 domain-containing protein, translating into MGQQGEPSVEEILDSIKKVIARDSEERSEMIADRRKRSGLVASTAEPADAEEAEEVLELGNELGEELIVGSDDTSRPANHDEQVSDDEDEHALTKGHTHQAMRDNFAALAMLSQPGKQPQIVRQGETSLEGLVREMLRPMLAEWLDQNLPEMVEELVKAEIARIAGKKG; encoded by the coding sequence ATGGGACAGCAAGGCGAACCTTCGGTCGAAGAAATCCTCGACTCGATCAAGAAAGTCATCGCGCGCGACAGCGAAGAGCGTAGCGAAATGATCGCCGACCGCCGCAAGCGCAGCGGCCTTGTCGCAAGCACTGCAGAACCTGCCGATGCCGAAGAAGCGGAAGAAGTTCTCGAGCTGGGCAATGAACTGGGCGAAGAACTGATCGTCGGCAGCGATGATACCAGCCGCCCTGCCAATCACGACGAGCAGGTCTCTGATGACGAAGACGAGCATGCGCTGACCAAGGGCCACACCCACCAGGCCATGCGCGACAACTTCGCCGCTCTTGCCATGCTTTCGCAGCCGGGCAAGCAGCCGCAGATCGTGCGCCAGGGCGAAACTTCACTCGAAGGTCTCGTGCGCGAAATGCTGCGCCCGATGCTGGCGGAATGGCTTGATCAGAACCTGCCGGAAATGGTCGAGGAACTGGTCAAGGCAGAGATTGCGCGCATCGCCGGGAAGAAGGGCTAA
- the coaE gene encoding dephospho-CoA kinase (Dephospho-CoA kinase (CoaE) performs the final step in coenzyme A biosynthesis.) has protein sequence MTRPLLIGLTGSIGMGKSTVADMFERAGVPVFDADKEVRAMQGPGGELVPAIEAEFPGSTGDEGVLRDALGQQVFGDPEALGRLEAIVHPAVAKRRGAFLIEHAGQDMVVFDIPLLFEKGGHEAVDVVVVVSAPAQTQRERVLARPGMTPDKFAHILTLQVPDAEKRERADYVIDTGTPLAETEASVRTLIDHLRDQGRS, from the coding sequence ATGACCCGCCCGCTCCTCATTGGCCTCACCGGATCGATCGGCATGGGCAAGAGCACAGTCGCGGACATGTTCGAACGTGCCGGAGTGCCGGTATTCGACGCGGACAAGGAAGTGCGCGCCATGCAGGGACCGGGCGGAGAACTGGTGCCGGCCATCGAAGCTGAATTTCCGGGCAGTACCGGCGATGAAGGCGTCCTTCGCGATGCGTTGGGGCAGCAAGTGTTCGGCGACCCGGAAGCTCTCGGCCGGCTCGAGGCCATTGTTCACCCTGCAGTCGCCAAGCGGCGCGGTGCATTCCTGATCGAGCATGCAGGCCAGGACATGGTGGTGTTCGACATTCCGCTACTGTTCGAAAAGGGCGGCCACGAAGCGGTCGATGTGGTCGTCGTGGTGTCGGCACCAGCACAAACCCAGCGTGAGCGCGTGCTCGCCCGTCCGGGTATGACTCCAGACAAATTCGCCCACATCCTCACGCTGCAGGTTCCCGATGCGGAAAAGCGCGAACGGGCCGATTACGTAATCGATACCGGCACTCCCCTCGCCGAGACGGAAGCATCGGTTCGTACTCTGATTGACCACCTCCGTGATCAGGGCCGCAGCTAA
- a CDS encoding shikimate dehydrogenase family protein, whose product MTSDVTPYAEVIGDPISQSKSPAIHGFWIEKLGLDASYRAKHVEPAGLADYLAQRRSDEAWRGCNVTMPHKQAIMEHLDRLEPLARKVGAVNTVVRAKDGKLVGRNTDVAGFLEPLAGQLSGSHYFRMARVLGTGGAARAIVAGLAKEGFTIVLAGRDPEKAAQLLAELDSGGQHHVAPLEHFAERTDFGFDDREGCCDLVINASPLGMRGQPPLTFDWSHAPPGSIAYDIVTDPIDTDFLKNARAAGFETIDGLSMLIGQAAAAFTHFFGNEPPRKFDAELRERLAA is encoded by the coding sequence GTGACATCTGACGTGACACCTTACGCAGAAGTCATCGGCGATCCCATCAGCCAATCAAAATCTCCGGCGATCCATGGCTTCTGGATCGAGAAACTGGGATTGGATGCAAGCTACCGGGCGAAGCATGTCGAGCCAGCAGGATTGGCCGATTACCTGGCGCAGCGCCGCAGTGATGAGGCTTGGCGAGGGTGCAATGTCACCATGCCGCACAAGCAGGCCATCATGGAACATCTCGACCGGTTGGAGCCGCTTGCGCGCAAGGTGGGAGCGGTCAACACCGTTGTTCGTGCCAAGGACGGCAAGCTGGTTGGCCGCAACACCGATGTCGCCGGCTTTCTGGAGCCGCTCGCAGGGCAGCTTTCGGGGTCGCATTATTTCCGGATGGCGAGGGTTTTGGGGACCGGCGGCGCAGCGCGTGCGATCGTGGCAGGCTTGGCGAAAGAGGGTTTCACAATCGTTCTGGCAGGCCGGGATCCGGAAAAGGCCGCTCAACTTCTGGCTGAACTTGATTCAGGAGGTCAACACCACGTGGCCCCGCTCGAACATTTCGCTGAGCGAACCGATTTCGGCTTCGATGACCGTGAAGGCTGCTGCGATCTCGTCATCAACGCATCGCCGCTCGGTATGCGCGGCCAACCTCCCCTTACCTTCGACTGGAGCCATGCCCCGCCCGGATCCATCGCTTATGACATCGTTACCGACCCGATCGATACCGATTTCCTGAAGAACGCCCGCGCAGCAGGTTTTGAAACGATTGATGGGCTTTCCATGTTGATTGGCCAAGCTGCCGCAGCATTCACCCATTTCTTCGGAAACGAACCGCCCCGCAAGTTCGACGCCGAACTGCGTGAACGGCTGGCTGCATGA
- a CDS encoding CBS domain-containing protein, whose product MNIGTLIQNRASSDIISVDGDLNVRDAVRLLADKRIGAMPVMQHGRVVGIFSERDVIHRLAEEGQSCLNHTISEVMTSPAITVERSTLVDDALELMTRRRIRHLPVVENDAMCGFVSIGDLVKSCLDEVQHEAEALREYITHA is encoded by the coding sequence GTGAATATCGGCACACTCATCCAAAACCGGGCCAGTTCGGACATCATCTCGGTCGATGGGGATCTGAACGTACGCGATGCAGTAAGGCTGCTTGCGGACAAGCGGATCGGTGCCATGCCCGTGATGCAGCATGGCCGTGTCGTGGGGATCTTTTCCGAGCGCGACGTGATCCACCGCTTGGCCGAGGAGGGGCAAAGTTGCCTCAACCACACGATCAGCGAAGTGATGACCTCACCTGCTATCACGGTGGAGCGCTCGACATTGGTTGATGATGCCCTCGAACTGATGACGCGGCGGCGCATTCGCCATCTTCCAGTCGTCGAGAACGACGCCATGTGCGGCTTCGTTTCCATCGGTGACCTCGTCAAATCGTGTCTCGACGAAGTGCAGCACGAAGCAGAAGCGCTGCGCGAATACATCACGCACGCTTGA
- the xth gene encoding exodeoxyribonuclease III, whose product MRIASFNINGIKARLPRLKEWLEETRPTVACLQEIKTMDEGFPAEELEEIGYHSIWHGQKSFNGVAILADGVKPVEIQRGLGIDGPKEGEGEQSRYLEADVNGVRICNLYLPNGNPHPGPKFDYKLAWMAKLRDRMRTVWEEEVPAVVLGDFNVIPEDKDVWSPKAMASDALMQPESRDAYKRMLGDGWTDAIDTLNPRGGVWTYWDYQAGAWQRDHGFRIDHLLLSPELADRMEAAGVDKEYRGREKASDHSPVWVQVRD is encoded by the coding sequence ATGCGTATCGCCAGCTTCAACATCAACGGTATCAAAGCCCGCCTTCCCCGCCTCAAGGAGTGGCTCGAGGAAACCCGTCCAACCGTCGCCTGCCTGCAGGAAATCAAGACGATGGACGAAGGCTTTCCCGCCGAAGAGCTGGAGGAAATCGGCTACCACTCGATCTGGCACGGGCAGAAGAGCTTCAATGGCGTCGCGATCCTGGCTGACGGGGTGAAACCTGTCGAAATTCAGCGCGGCCTCGGTATCGATGGCCCCAAGGAAGGCGAGGGCGAACAGTCCCGCTATCTGGAAGCAGACGTGAACGGCGTGCGGATCTGCAATCTCTACCTGCCGAACGGCAATCCGCACCCCGGGCCCAAGTTTGATTACAAGCTGGCGTGGATGGCGAAGCTGCGCGACCGGATGCGCACAGTGTGGGAAGAAGAGGTTCCCGCGGTCGTTCTTGGCGATTTCAACGTCATTCCGGAAGACAAGGATGTCTGGTCGCCCAAAGCCATGGCTTCGGACGCGCTCATGCAGCCCGAATCGCGTGATGCGTACAAGCGGATGCTGGGTGATGGCTGGACCGACGCCATCGATACGCTCAATCCGCGTGGCGGAGTGTGGACATATTGGGATTACCAGGCCGGCGCGTGGCAGCGTGATCACGGCTTCAGGATCGATCACCTCCTGTTGTCGCCCGAATTGGCCGATCGCATGGAAGCCGCCGGGGTCGACAAGGAATATCGCGGCCGGGAGAAAGCCAGCGACCATTCGCCGGTCTGGGTCCAAGTTCGCGATTAA
- a CDS encoding DUF1491 family protein, producing MEDARLPTHLEVSGLIRIVQAAGGFATVLHKGERDAGTLAVLTTQSGKNTMLWERMPQLDGSRRFVCTRMQDPEKKHEFDDYVRRRGEQDPDLWILELDGPEMERFVEMVPR from the coding sequence ATGGAAGACGCGCGGCTCCCCACCCACCTCGAAGTTTCCGGCCTGATCCGCATTGTCCAGGCCGCAGGCGGGTTCGCAACCGTGTTGCACAAGGGGGAACGCGACGCTGGAACCTTGGCCGTATTAACCACGCAAAGTGGCAAAAATACAATGCTCTGGGAGCGAATGCCCCAGTTGGACGGCAGTCGCCGCTTCGTCTGCACCAGGATGCAAGACCCTGAAAAAAAACACGAATTCGATGATTATGTGCGCCGGAGAGGCGAACAGGACCCTGATCTTTGGATTTTGGAACTGGATGGCCCCGAAATGGAACGCTTCGTCGAAATGGTTCCCCGTTAA
- a CDS encoding alpha/beta hydrolase family protein — translation MTSPIRAALPLASAFALLSTPLAAQTERAPMSAQDLVTMPRLGSPAVNPEGTAAVYSVTFTDPESYERSSKMYLRSLDDIESAPITLDLEGSSASFGGDGWLYFLADGEGEDAQSQVWRARIGGDGSVSGKSQVTALPRAVHGFSVARGGGSIAIWTDIARSCIRIDCDDSAKAYLPGPGDGRLYEGDAGLYRHWDTWETPGTLSRVFTFPIENGIASGNGTPVDGPLSAGGPNGDTPTMPFGGGEDVAWAPDGSGVYFTAREAGPSEPYSTNLDIWFSDLSGKAPVNLTAGNEALDALPTPSPDGQYLAYVAMARPTFEADRQVVMLRDLTSGVTTALTSEFDRSFSSLQWTPDSRWLVAGAQDVLDTPLFRIDPRNGNVERLDLMAGNEANIGGVTALHDGGLVFTRNSIGAPSEMYLARDWGQAKPLTQVAAQHMGKLAPVVVERFSFEGADGDTVWGQITKLDGQTGPMPAILYVHGGPQGSFNDGWSSRWNPRVVASQGYAVISVDFHGSTGYGQEFTDSIRNDWGGKPLVDLQLGLEAALARDSQIDGTRTCAMGASYGGYMMNWIAGQWPDRFDCLVQHDGLFDMRSFYYTTEELWFPKWEFGGSYAENSAAYERWNPVNHVDKWQAPMLVITGEKDFRVPYTQGLASFTALQERQIPSQLLVFPEENHWVLNPKNSLQWHNTVFAWLDRWLKPEAPGE, via the coding sequence ATGACATCACCTATCCGGGCCGCACTCCCGCTCGCCAGCGCATTTGCGCTACTCTCCACGCCGCTTGCCGCGCAGACAGAACGCGCGCCAATGAGCGCGCAGGATCTCGTCACCATGCCGCGCCTCGGCAGCCCGGCGGTCAATCCCGAAGGCACTGCTGCGGTCTACTCGGTAACTTTCACGGACCCTGAAAGTTACGAGCGCAGCAGCAAGATGTACCTGCGATCGCTCGACGATATCGAAAGCGCTCCAATCACGCTTGATCTGGAGGGATCATCGGCCAGCTTCGGAGGTGACGGCTGGCTCTACTTCCTCGCTGATGGTGAAGGCGAAGATGCGCAAAGCCAGGTCTGGCGCGCGCGCATTGGCGGTGATGGTTCGGTATCCGGGAAATCGCAGGTTACCGCCCTTCCCCGCGCAGTCCATGGTTTCAGCGTAGCGCGCGGCGGCGGCAGCATCGCAATCTGGACCGACATTGCGCGCAGTTGCATTCGCATCGATTGTGACGACAGCGCGAAAGCCTATCTGCCGGGACCGGGCGACGGACGCCTCTACGAAGGCGACGCAGGCCTCTACCGCCACTGGGACACTTGGGAGACGCCCGGCACGCTGAGCCGCGTTTTCACCTTTCCCATCGAAAACGGCATCGCCTCCGGCAATGGAACACCTGTCGATGGCCCGCTGAGTGCTGGCGGCCCGAATGGCGATACGCCGACCATGCCGTTCGGCGGGGGCGAGGATGTCGCTTGGGCACCCGACGGAAGCGGGGTCTATTTCACGGCGCGCGAAGCCGGACCGAGCGAGCCTTACTCGACCAACCTCGACATCTGGTTCTCGGACCTTTCGGGCAAAGCGCCGGTCAACCTGACGGCAGGCAATGAAGCGCTGGATGCACTTCCGACCCCGTCGCCCGATGGCCAGTATCTCGCTTATGTCGCGATGGCCCGCCCGACTTTCGAAGCAGACCGCCAGGTGGTTATGCTGAGGGATCTGACGTCCGGCGTGACGACTGCCCTGACATCGGAGTTCGATCGCAGCTTCAGCAGCCTCCAGTGGACGCCCGATTCGCGCTGGCTGGTGGCGGGCGCGCAGGACGTGCTCGACACCCCGCTATTTCGCATTGATCCGCGCAACGGGAATGTCGAACGGTTGGACCTCATGGCCGGCAACGAAGCCAATATCGGGGGCGTCACGGCGCTGCATGATGGCGGCCTGGTGTTCACGCGCAATTCCATCGGCGCACCGTCGGAAATGTATCTCGCACGCGATTGGGGCCAGGCAAAACCGCTCACGCAAGTCGCCGCGCAGCACATGGGCAAGCTCGCGCCCGTTGTAGTGGAGAGGTTCAGCTTCGAAGGAGCGGACGGAGATACCGTCTGGGGGCAGATCACCAAGCTGGATGGTCAGACCGGCCCCATGCCAGCCATTCTCTATGTCCACGGCGGCCCGCAAGGTTCATTTAATGATGGTTGGTCCAGCCGCTGGAACCCCCGTGTTGTCGCCAGCCAGGGCTATGCCGTGATCTCGGTCGATTTTCATGGATCGACGGGATACGGGCAAGAGTTCACCGACAGTATCCGCAACGACTGGGGCGGCAAGCCGCTGGTCGATCTGCAACTCGGCCTGGAAGCCGCGCTTGCACGCGACAGCCAGATTGATGGCACCCGGACTTGTGCAATGGGTGCAAGCTACGGCGGCTACATGATGAACTGGATCGCCGGGCAGTGGCCTGACCGCTTCGATTGCCTGGTGCAGCATGACGGCCTGTTCGACATGCGCAGCTTCTATTACACGACCGAGGAGCTGTGGTTTCCCAAGTGGGAATTCGGGGGCAGCTATGCCGAGAACAGCGCCGCTTACGAACGCTGGAATCCGGTGAATCATGTCGACAAGTGGCAGGCACCCATGCTGGTGATCACTGGTGAAAAGGACTTCCGCGTCCCCTATACGCAAGGCCTCGCCAGCTTCACCGCGCTGCAGGAACGTCAGATCCCCAGCCAGCTGCTCGTCTTCCCCGAAGAGAACCACTGGGTGCTCAACCCGAAAAACTCGCTGCAGTGGCATAACACGGTTTTTGCGTGGCTCGACCGCTGGCTCAAGCCGGAAGCGCCGGGTGAGTAA
- a CDS encoding (2Fe-2S) ferredoxin domain-containing protein — translation MSKPEKELEKARKAFAKIGAGSVERQIFLCAVSEKQKCCSRDEGKAAWNYLKKRMKELGLVGREAKVQRSKADCLQICAKGPIAVVWPENVWYHSCNEEVLEAIIQRHLIGGVPVEEYRLSAPEDAI, via the coding sequence GTGAGTAAGCCGGAGAAGGAACTCGAAAAGGCGCGCAAGGCGTTTGCCAAGATTGGCGCCGGTTCGGTTGAACGCCAGATCTTCCTTTGCGCAGTCAGCGAGAAACAGAAATGTTGCTCCCGCGACGAAGGCAAGGCGGCCTGGAATTACCTCAAGAAGAGGATGAAGGAACTCGGCCTCGTCGGGCGCGAGGCAAAGGTCCAGCGCAGCAAGGCGGATTGCCTGCAAATCTGCGCGAAGGGCCCCATCGCAGTCGTGTGGCCCGAAAACGTCTGGTATCACTCATGCAATGAGGAAGTTCTGGAGGCCATCATTCAGCGGCATCTGATTGGCGGCGTTCCGGTCGAAGAATACCGGCTGAGCGCGCCAGAGGACGCGATCTAG
- the hpf gene encoding ribosome hibernation-promoting factor, HPF/YfiA family: protein MDIRVSGHQIDTGAALQSHVEDRMQGIVDKHFSRAISSHITFGKAAGGAFSSDIVTHVMQGLILKGHAEAHDVHQAFDQAAGKIEKQLRRYKRRIKDRHEQAQHAMREEEAAYTIFAAPEPDTEEEITEDSPPVIAETSAMIPECSVADAVMLLDLQNTTALLFKNGATEVHNMVYRRPDGSIGWVEPR, encoded by the coding sequence ATGGATATCCGCGTCTCAGGCCATCAGATCGACACCGGGGCTGCGCTGCAGTCGCATGTCGAAGACCGCATGCAGGGCATCGTCGACAAACATTTCAGTCGCGCGATCTCCTCGCATATCACTTTCGGAAAGGCGGCGGGTGGGGCGTTCTCCTCGGATATCGTGACCCATGTCATGCAGGGACTCATCCTGAAGGGACACGCCGAGGCGCATGATGTGCACCAGGCGTTCGACCAGGCAGCTGGCAAGATCGAGAAGCAGTTGCGGCGCTACAAGCGGCGGATCAAGGACCGTCACGAACAAGCCCAGCACGCCATGCGCGAAGAGGAAGCGGCCTACACCATTTTCGCCGCGCCAGAGCCGGACACCGAAGAAGAAATCACCGAAGATAGCCCGCCGGTAATCGCGGAAACCAGCGCCATGATCCCGGAATGCTCGGTCGCAGATGCGGTCATGCTGCTGGATCTGCAGAACACCACCGCCCTGCTGTTCAAGAACGGTGCGACCGAAGTGCACAATATGGTCTATCGCCGCCCTGACGGTTCGATCGGCTGGGTCGAGCCGCGCTAG
- a CDS encoding cell wall hydrolase, translated as MRKTYIATAAAAVMLVASFAGLEETGATAFAAEANAESIVSETALTDEVVPVFVEGEVVQEVPAEPESDQEILVDAPQAETLHQLVQSVPSSGKLSEEMRCLAGAIYFEARGEPLEGQLAVAQVVINRSESRQFPSSYCGVVYQRAQFSFVRGGSMPQIKQGSAAWKRAKSIARIAHQGMWESEADDSLYFHANYVRPSWAKRKTARATIKTHIFYR; from the coding sequence ATGCGAAAGACTTATATTGCCACCGCGGCAGCTGCCGTGATGCTTGTTGCAAGCTTTGCCGGTTTAGAAGAAACCGGCGCCACTGCCTTCGCTGCCGAAGCGAACGCAGAATCCATCGTCTCCGAAACCGCCCTGACCGATGAGGTCGTGCCGGTTTTCGTCGAAGGCGAAGTGGTTCAGGAAGTTCCGGCCGAGCCGGAATCCGATCAAGAAATTCTCGTCGATGCTCCGCAGGCGGAAACCCTGCACCAGCTCGTCCAATCCGTCCCTTCGTCAGGTAAACTGTCAGAGGAAATGCGCTGCCTCGCCGGTGCCATCTATTTCGAAGCCCGCGGCGAGCCGCTCGAAGGCCAGCTCGCGGTTGCGCAAGTGGTCATCAATCGCAGCGAATCGCGCCAGTTCCCCTCGAGCTACTGCGGTGTTGTTTACCAGCGTGCCCAGTTCAGCTTCGTTCGCGGCGGCTCCATGCCGCAGATCAAGCAAGGCTCGGCTGCATGGAAACGCGCGAAGTCGATCGCCCGCATTGCCCACCAGGGCATGTGGGAAAGCGAAGCTGACGATTCGCTGTACTTCCACGCCAATTACGTTCGCCCCAGCTGGGCCAAACGCAAGACTGCCCGCGCAACGATCAAGACTCACATCTTTTATCGCTGA
- a CDS encoding HesB/IscA family protein: MAEMLTLTPSAAARVAAIAAKQAKPAVLRLSVEGGGCSGFQYKFDLADGPEADDSVSETDGVSLVVDPISLDLVAGSKVDFVESLGGAAFKVENPQAAAGCGCGSSFGI; this comes from the coding sequence ATGGCCGAAATGCTCACCCTCACCCCGTCCGCTGCCGCACGCGTGGCTGCGATTGCTGCAAAGCAGGCCAAGCCAGCAGTTCTACGGCTTTCCGTCGAAGGGGGCGGGTGCTCTGGCTTCCAGTACAAATTCGATCTGGCAGATGGGCCCGAGGCCGACGACAGCGTCAGCGAAACGGATGGTGTGAGCCTGGTGGTCGATCCGATCAGCCTCGATCTGGTTGCCGGTAGCAAGGTTGATTTCGTGGAATCGCTTGGCGGTGCTGCGTTCAAGGTGGAAAATCCGCAAGCTGCCGCTGGATGCGGATGCGGTTCAAGCTTCGGCATTTAG
- a CDS encoding TolC family outer membrane protein: protein MAFPQGAAHADTLQEALTDAYLTNPTLEAARANLRATDEGVPIQRAQGLPSVTATGNYIEFLKTSPNSFTAPERRLQIGPDLNVPIYSGGAVKNGIRAAKERVQAGRADLRATESAIFSRVVAAYMDVLRGQALVGLSANQVDVLTVNLQATSDRFEIGDLTRTDVAQSQSRLAVAQSDLQTSQATLIQARENYIALVGDAPTNLQPPPPLPGLPDDSLTAVEQALEYNPDLIAARERAKAAGYDSEVAGAGRLPTLSLFAGSDYTDYFGTLAGGAGGVSQSETTANAGVQLSIPIFQGGLPAARQRQAQARESAALETVIATERDVISQVRASWSSWQASLAIIESSQAAVAAAELSLEGVRAENSIGNRTILDVLNAEQELLQSRVQLVTARRNAYVAGFSLLAAMGRAEARDLGLADEGVLYDPVANYDRVRGNIWDWDRDPDPATKSPRTVDVPAATAEIPETADTGG from the coding sequence ATGGCTTTTCCCCAGGGTGCGGCGCATGCCGACACGCTGCAGGAAGCGTTGACCGACGCCTATCTCACCAATCCTACGCTTGAAGCTGCGCGGGCCAATTTGCGCGCGACCGACGAAGGCGTGCCCATCCAGCGAGCGCAGGGCCTGCCGTCGGTAACGGCGACCGGCAATTACATCGAGTTCCTCAAGACCTCGCCAAACAGTTTCACGGCACCAGAGCGCCGATTGCAGATTGGTCCTGATCTGAACGTCCCGATTTACTCGGGAGGCGCGGTCAAGAACGGGATTCGCGCTGCCAAAGAAAGAGTGCAGGCCGGCAGAGCCGATTTGCGCGCAACAGAAAGCGCGATCTTCAGCCGAGTCGTGGCCGCGTACATGGACGTGCTGCGCGGTCAGGCGCTCGTGGGTCTATCGGCCAATCAGGTCGATGTCCTTACGGTCAATCTTCAGGCGACCAGTGACAGGTTCGAAATTGGCGATCTGACCCGCACCGACGTTGCACAATCTCAATCGCGCCTCGCCGTGGCCCAGAGCGACCTGCAAACTTCGCAGGCGACGCTGATCCAGGCGCGCGAAAACTATATCGCTCTCGTGGGCGACGCGCCGACCAATTTGCAGCCCCCACCCCCCCTGCCCGGCCTTCCCGACGATTCGCTGACAGCCGTCGAGCAAGCGCTGGAGTATAATCCCGATCTGATTGCCGCGCGCGAACGTGCGAAGGCGGCGGGATACGACAGCGAAGTGGCCGGTGCCGGCCGCTTGCCGACACTCTCGCTCTTTGCGGGCAGCGATTACACCGACTATTTCGGCACGCTTGCTGGCGGCGCTGGCGGCGTTTCTCAGTCGGAGACGACTGCAAATGCGGGCGTCCAGTTGAGCATTCCGATTTTTCAGGGCGGCCTTCCGGCAGCTCGTCAGCGCCAGGCGCAAGCCCGCGAGAGCGCTGCGCTGGAGACCGTGATTGCGACCGAGCGTGACGTCATCTCGCAAGTACGGGCATCGTGGTCGAGCTGGCAAGCCAGTCTCGCCATTATCGAAAGCTCGCAGGCTGCAGTGGCCGCCGCCGAACTCAGCCTCGAGGGCGTACGGGCAGAAAATTCGATCGGTAATCGCACCATCCTCGACGTCCTGAATGCCGAGCAGGAACTCCTGCAAAGCCGGGTCCAGCTCGTGACAGCTCGCCGCAATGCCTATGTGGCCGGCTTCAGCCTGCTGGCAGCAATGGGCCGCGCCGAAGCGCGCGATCTTGGTTTGGCGGACGAAGGCGTGCTGTACGATCCGGTCGCCAATTACGACCGTGTGCGCGGCAATATCTGGGACTGGGACCGTGACCCCGATCCCGCAACAAAGTCGCCGCGGACCGTCGATGTGCCTGCCGCAACAGCAGAAATTCCGGAAACTGCTGACACTGGCGGCTAG
- the dnaQ gene encoding DNA polymerase III subunit epsilon, whose protein sequence is MREIVFDTETTGLDPKKGDRMVEIGCVEMFNLVPTGEVFHAYYNPERDMPAGAEAVHGLSAAFLSDKPLFRNTAHELLDFIGDSPLVAHNAGFDFGFLNAELAICEREAICTSRMVDTVALAKKRHPGAKLSLDALCSRYGIDRSHRVKHGALLDAELLAQVYVELKGGRQIGLELAAERAKAAQEDVVAVRQAPDRPRREPRHHAPSEDELARHRKFMTGIENPLWG, encoded by the coding sequence ATGCGTGAGATCGTTTTTGATACCGAAACAACCGGACTGGACCCCAAGAAGGGTGACCGGATGGTTGAAATAGGCTGCGTCGAAATGTTCAACCTCGTCCCTACAGGAGAGGTGTTCCACGCTTACTACAATCCGGAAAGAGACATGCCTGCCGGCGCAGAAGCGGTGCACGGCCTTTCAGCAGCGTTTCTTTCTGACAAGCCACTGTTCCGTAATACAGCGCACGAACTGCTGGATTTTATCGGCGATTCGCCCCTTGTCGCGCACAACGCAGGCTTCGACTTCGGCTTTCTCAATGCCGAGCTCGCCATTTGCGAACGTGAAGCGATTTGCACCAGCAGAATGGTCGATACCGTCGCCCTTGCCAAGAAAAGGCACCCCGGCGCGAAACTGTCGCTCGATGCACTTTGCTCGCGCTACGGGATCGACCGCAGCCACCGGGTAAAGCACGGTGCCCTGCTCGACGCCGAATTGCTCGCGCAGGTATATGTCGAACTCAAGGGCGGCCGCCAGATCGGTCTCGAACTTGCGGCAGAACGCGCGAAGGCGGCGCAGGAGGACGTGGTTGCGGTGCGCCAGGCACCGGACCGCCCCCGGCGGGAGCCGCGCCATCATGCGCCGAGCGAGGACGAACTTGCGCGGCACAGGAAATTCATGACCGGGATCGAAAACCCTCTTTGGGGATAG